The following proteins are encoded in a genomic region of Quadrisphaera setariae:
- a CDS encoding phospholipase D family protein, whose protein sequence is MVDTPPDASVDVGDEAQRRWFLSRGERGDAAGDLRAEDDGWRGWAQGCLVRPLVHGATYFAALHAALSGTSAGDRLWFTDWRGDSDERLLPEGPSIGELLVSLARRGVEVRGLLWRSHLEKLSSSISGLGGERLGREVNEAGGEVLLDQRVRPFGSHHQKLVVVRHRDRPERDVAFVGGIDLCHSRRDDADHGGDPQALDLGPRYGPRPPWHDAVLELRGPVVADVLAVFAERWDDPHPLDERTPLRMLLQRLARMPRHPSPLPEAFPPPQSRGPHAVQLLRTYPAKRPPFPFAPDGERGIARAYGKAFGLARSLVYLEDQYLWSTEVLGGLAEALRAQPGLRVIAVVPRFPDSDGRVSGPLNRLGQQRALRLLHAAAPGRVAVFDLENRAGTPIYVHAKVCVVDDVWMTVGSDNVNRRSWTNDSELTSAVVDTTRDTREPLRLPGALDDARVLPRDLRLQLWAEHLGLTEDDERLLHPDTAWRLWNESASALDAWHERGLRGPRPTGHARHHRTEPVSAAQERWASPLYDLAVDPDGRPRRLRGTTSF, encoded by the coding sequence GTGGTGGACACCCCGCCGGACGCTTCCGTCGACGTCGGCGACGAGGCGCAGCGGCGCTGGTTCCTCAGCCGGGGCGAGCGCGGTGACGCCGCGGGAGACCTGCGCGCGGAGGACGACGGCTGGAGGGGCTGGGCGCAGGGCTGCCTGGTGCGCCCCCTCGTGCACGGCGCCACGTACTTCGCGGCGCTGCACGCAGCGCTGAGCGGCACGAGCGCCGGCGACCGGCTGTGGTTCACCGACTGGCGCGGAGACTCCGACGAGCGCCTGCTGCCCGAGGGGCCCTCGATCGGCGAGCTGCTCGTCTCGCTCGCCCGCCGCGGGGTGGAGGTGCGCGGGCTGCTGTGGCGCTCGCACCTCGAGAAGCTGTCGTCGTCCATCAGCGGGCTGGGTGGGGAGCGCCTGGGCCGCGAGGTGAACGAGGCCGGCGGGGAGGTGCTGCTCGACCAGCGGGTGCGCCCCTTCGGCTCCCACCACCAGAAGCTCGTGGTGGTGCGCCACCGGGACCGGCCCGAGCGCGACGTCGCCTTCGTGGGCGGCATCGACCTGTGCCACTCCCGGCGTGACGACGCCGACCACGGCGGTGATCCCCAGGCCCTCGACCTCGGACCGAGGTACGGACCGCGGCCGCCCTGGCACGACGCGGTGCTCGAGCTGCGCGGTCCCGTGGTCGCCGACGTCCTGGCCGTCTTCGCCGAGCGCTGGGACGACCCGCACCCGCTCGACGAGCGCACCCCGCTGCGGATGCTGCTGCAGCGACTGGCGCGCATGCCGCGCCACCCCTCACCCCTGCCGGAGGCGTTCCCGCCGCCTCAGTCCCGCGGCCCGCACGCCGTGCAGCTGCTGCGCACCTACCCCGCCAAGCGCCCCCCGTTCCCCTTCGCGCCGGACGGCGAGCGCGGCATCGCCCGCGCGTACGGCAAGGCGTTCGGGCTGGCGCGCTCGCTGGTCTACCTGGAGGACCAGTACCTGTGGTCCACCGAGGTGCTCGGCGGACTGGCTGAGGCGCTGCGCGCCCAGCCGGGCCTGCGCGTCATCGCCGTCGTCCCCCGCTTCCCGGACTCCGACGGACGGGTCTCCGGCCCGCTGAACCGCCTCGGGCAGCAGCGGGCGCTGCGACTGCTGCACGCCGCGGCCCCGGGGAGGGTGGCCGTGTTCGACCTGGAGAACCGCGCCGGAACGCCCATCTACGTGCACGCCAAGGTGTGCGTGGTCGACGACGTGTGGATGACCGTCGGCTCCGACAACGTGAACCGCCGCTCCTGGACCAACGACAGCGAGCTGACCAGCGCCGTGGTCGACACCACCCGCGACACGCGCGAACCCCTGCGCCTGCCCGGTGCGCTGGACGACGCGAGGGTCCTCCCGCGAGACCTGCGCCTGCAGCTGTGGGCCGAGCACCTGGGCCTCACCGAGGACGACGAGCGCCTGCTGCACCCCGACACCGCCTGGCGGCTGTGGAACGAGAGCGCGAGCGCCCTGGACGCCTGGCACGAGCGGGGGCTGCGGGGGCCCAGGCCCACCGGGCACGCCCGCCACCACCGCACCGAGCCCGTCAGCGCCGCCCAGGAGCGCTGGGCCTCCCCGCTGTACGACCTCGCGGTCGACCCCGACGGCCGCCCGCGGCGCCTGCGCGGCACCACCAGCTTCTGA
- a CDS encoding mycoredoxin codes for MSAPTLPEQGTITMYTTTWCGYCKILKKGLQREGITWNEVNIEEVPGAAEYVQSVNGGNQTVPTVVFPDGTSATNPSLAEVKARLS; via the coding sequence ATGTCTGCGCCCACGCTGCCCGAGCAGGGGACCATCACCATGTACACGACCACGTGGTGCGGCTACTGCAAGATCCTCAAGAAGGGCCTGCAGCGCGAGGGCATCACCTGGAACGAGGTGAACATCGAGGAGGTCCCGGGCGCCGCCGAGTACGTGCAGAGCGTCAACGGGGGCAACCAGACCGTGCCGACCGTCGTGTTCCCGGACGGCACTTCGGCCACCAACCCCTCCCTGGCCGAGGTCAAGGCCCGCCTCTCCTGA
- the add gene encoding adenosine deaminase, translating into MATDPLAALVADLPACELHVHLEGTLEPELLLELAARNGVELATRTVEEVRATHVFDSLASFLAVYYPAMDVLQTRRDFTDLATAYLTRAAAQDVRRAEVFFDPQAHTSRGVPFEVVVEGLLEAVERAPHELGVDAALIMCFLRDHPVVSAEETLTASLPYADRILGVGLDSDERGHPPADFAAVFARAREAGYRLTVHCDIDQPGTLEHLRQALEDVRVDRIDHGTNIVEAPELLALAVERGLGFTSCPLSNGFVTEQMKAPEIVALLRAGAKVCVNGDDPAYFGGYLKENLLALARVADLSPADVVQLARNSFEASWAPPERVAEHLAEVDAVAAAHGVPPR; encoded by the coding sequence ATGGCCACCGACCCGCTCGCCGCCCTCGTCGCCGACCTGCCCGCCTGCGAGCTGCACGTGCACCTCGAGGGCACCCTCGAGCCGGAGCTGCTCCTGGAGCTGGCGGCCCGCAACGGGGTGGAGCTGGCGACGAGGACGGTCGAGGAGGTCCGCGCCACGCACGTGTTCGACTCCCTGGCGTCCTTCCTCGCCGTCTACTACCCGGCGATGGACGTGCTGCAGACCCGGCGCGACTTCACCGACCTGGCGACCGCCTACCTGACCCGCGCCGCGGCGCAGGACGTCCGACGGGCCGAGGTCTTCTTCGACCCGCAGGCCCACACGAGCCGCGGGGTGCCGTTCGAGGTGGTGGTGGAGGGCCTGCTGGAGGCCGTCGAGCGGGCGCCGCACGAGCTGGGGGTCGACGCCGCGCTGATCATGTGCTTCCTGCGAGACCACCCCGTGGTCAGCGCGGAGGAGACGCTGACGGCGTCGCTGCCGTACGCAGACCGCATCCTCGGCGTGGGCCTGGACTCCGACGAGCGGGGCCACCCCCCGGCGGACTTCGCCGCCGTCTTCGCCCGCGCCCGCGAGGCCGGCTACCGGCTGACGGTGCACTGCGACATCGACCAGCCGGGCACGCTCGAGCACCTGCGCCAGGCGCTCGAGGACGTGCGGGTGGACCGCATCGACCACGGCACCAACATCGTCGAGGCTCCCGAGCTGCTCGCCCTCGCCGTGGAGCGGGGCCTCGGCTTCACCTCGTGCCCGCTGTCCAACGGGTTCGTCACCGAGCAGATGAAGGCGCCCGAGATCGTCGCGCTGCTGCGCGCCGGGGCGAAGGTCTGCGTCAACGGCGACGACCCCGCCTACTTCGGCGGCTACCTCAAGGAGAACCTGCTCGCCCTGGCGCGCGTCGCCGACCTGTCGCCCGCCGACGTGGTGCAGCTGGCGCGCAACAGCTTCGAGGCGAGCTGGGCGCCCCCGGAGCGGGTGGCGGAGCACCTCGCGGAGGTCGACGCCGTGGCCGCCGCCCACGGGGTGCCTCCGCGCTGA
- a CDS encoding nucleoside/nucleotide kinase family protein — MPTPRSERPQASSPTTTTTSTAELVARARGLVEAADGRRVLLGLVGAPGAGKSTLAAQLVEALGPELDGGAALVGMDGFHLAQTTLERWGRAGRKGAPDTFDAGGYAALLRRLRARDEDVVHAPEFRRDLEEPLGSAVPVPREVALVVTEGNYLLLDGAWAPVRGLLDEVWFLAPDDQLRLTRLVARHEAFGKAPRAAVEWSHGPDQANADVVAATAARADLVVRLVD, encoded by the coding sequence GTGCCGACACCCCGCTCCGAGCGTCCACAGGCGAGCAGCCCGACGACGACGACGACGAGCACGGCCGAGCTCGTCGCCCGCGCCCGCGGGCTCGTGGAGGCGGCTGACGGCCGCCGGGTGCTGCTCGGCCTGGTCGGGGCGCCCGGCGCCGGCAAGTCGACGCTCGCGGCGCAGCTGGTGGAGGCCCTGGGCCCCGAGCTGGACGGCGGAGCGGCCCTGGTGGGCATGGACGGCTTCCACCTGGCCCAGACGACCCTGGAGCGCTGGGGGCGCGCCGGCCGCAAGGGCGCGCCGGACACCTTCGACGCCGGCGGCTACGCGGCGCTGCTGCGCCGGTTGCGGGCGCGTGACGAGGACGTCGTGCACGCCCCCGAGTTCCGGCGGGACCTGGAAGAGCCCCTGGGCAGCGCCGTCCCCGTGCCCCGGGAGGTGGCGCTGGTGGTCACGGAGGGCAACTACCTCCTGCTCGACGGGGCGTGGGCGCCCGTGCGCGGGCTGCTCGACGAGGTCTGGTTCCTCGCCCCGGACGACCAGCTGCGGCTGACGCGCCTGGTGGCCCGGCACGAGGCGTTCGGCAAGGCCCCTCGCGCGGCGGTCGAGTGGTCGCACGGACCCGACCAGGCCAACGCGGACGTGGTGGCCGCGACGGCGGCCCGCGCCGACCTCGTGGTGCGCCTGGTCGACTGA
- a CDS encoding ATP-dependent DNA helicase UvrD2 has translation MSQTTHATLADAVLASLDPEQRAVASALRGPVCVLAGAGTGKTRAITHRIAHGVHAGVYDPRSVLALTFTSRAAGEMRSRLRDLGVPAVQARTFHAAALRQLQYFWPTAVGGPLPVLVEHKARLVAEAASRLRLSVDRTAVRDLSAEVEWAKVALLTPEAYPAAVARAGRTPPAGLDPAAMSRVMQSYEDVKTDRGAMDFEDVLLLTCGILAERGDVAESVRRQYRHFTVDEYQDVSPLQQRLLDLWLGGREDVCVVGDASQTIYSFAGATPAHLLEFPKRHPSASVVRLVRDYRSTPQVVALANRLLDRAPAAAVRARVELVAQRPPGPDPTFTEYDDDVAEAAGVAAAVRRRIDAGTPPAEIAVLFRTNGQSEPLEAALSDAGVGYQLRGGEKFFFRAEVRQAVLLLRGAARSDDGTRPLGEAVRDVLASAGWTAEPPTAAGAARERWASLQALAALADDVATARPGARVADLVTEVDERSAAQHAPTVQGVTLASFHAAKGLEWDAVWLVGVSEGLLPISFSADDPDKVEEERRLLYVGITRAREHLALSWGRARTPGGRASRTPSRFLDGLRPVDPAERERRRASGGSGGGAGSGRSKKGPGLARVCRSCGAALNTPAERKVGRCETCPPTYDEGVFDALRAWRSATASEAKVPAYVVFTDATLVAIAETTPVDTAGLARIPGVGPAKLERYGEAVLGVLADASSS, from the coding sequence ATGTCCCAGACCACCCACGCGACCCTCGCCGACGCCGTCCTCGCCTCGCTCGACCCGGAGCAGCGGGCGGTGGCCTCGGCGCTGCGCGGACCCGTGTGCGTGCTGGCCGGCGCAGGCACCGGCAAGACCCGGGCCATCACCCACCGCATCGCCCACGGCGTCCACGCCGGCGTGTACGACCCGCGCAGCGTGCTCGCCCTGACGTTCACCTCCCGGGCCGCGGGGGAGATGCGCTCGCGCCTGCGGGACCTGGGCGTGCCCGCGGTGCAGGCCCGCACCTTCCACGCCGCGGCGCTGCGGCAGCTGCAGTACTTCTGGCCCACCGCGGTGGGGGGACCGCTGCCGGTGCTCGTGGAGCACAAGGCGCGGCTCGTGGCCGAGGCCGCCAGCCGGCTGCGGCTCTCGGTGGACCGCACCGCCGTGCGCGACCTGTCGGCGGAGGTCGAGTGGGCCAAGGTCGCCCTCCTCACGCCCGAGGCCTACCCCGCCGCCGTCGCGCGCGCCGGTCGCACTCCACCCGCCGGCCTGGACCCCGCCGCCATGAGCCGGGTCATGCAGTCCTACGAGGACGTCAAGACCGACCGCGGCGCCATGGACTTCGAGGACGTCCTCCTGCTGACCTGCGGGATCCTCGCCGAGCGCGGCGACGTCGCCGAGAGCGTCCGCCGCCAGTACCGCCACTTCACGGTGGACGAGTACCAGGACGTCTCCCCGCTGCAGCAGCGCCTGCTCGACCTGTGGCTCGGCGGCCGCGAGGACGTCTGCGTGGTCGGCGACGCCAGCCAGACCATCTACTCCTTCGCCGGCGCCACCCCGGCGCACCTGCTGGAGTTCCCGAAGCGCCACCCGAGCGCCTCCGTGGTCCGCCTCGTGCGGGACTACCGCTCCACCCCTCAGGTGGTGGCGCTGGCCAACCGCCTGCTCGACCGGGCGCCCGCCGCCGCGGTGAGGGCCCGGGTGGAGCTGGTCGCGCAGCGACCGCCCGGACCGGACCCCACCTTCACCGAGTACGACGACGACGTCGCCGAGGCGGCCGGCGTGGCCGCCGCGGTGCGCCGCCGCATCGACGCGGGCACGCCGCCCGCCGAGATCGCGGTGCTGTTCCGCACCAACGGGCAGTCCGAGCCCCTCGAGGCGGCCCTGTCCGACGCCGGCGTCGGGTACCAGCTGCGCGGCGGGGAGAAGTTCTTCTTCCGCGCCGAGGTCCGCCAGGCCGTGCTGCTGCTGCGCGGCGCCGCCCGCTCCGACGACGGCACCCGCCCGCTGGGTGAGGCCGTCCGCGACGTGCTCGCCAGCGCCGGCTGGACGGCGGAGCCGCCCACCGCGGCCGGCGCCGCCCGGGAGCGCTGGGCGTCGCTGCAGGCGCTGGCCGCGCTCGCCGACGACGTCGCCACCGCCCGCCCCGGCGCGCGCGTGGCGGACCTCGTCACCGAGGTGGACGAGCGCTCCGCCGCGCAGCACGCCCCCACCGTCCAGGGCGTCACGCTGGCCTCCTTCCACGCCGCCAAGGGCCTCGAGTGGGACGCGGTGTGGCTGGTCGGCGTCAGCGAGGGCCTGCTGCCCATCAGCTTCTCCGCCGACGACCCCGACAAGGTCGAGGAGGAGCGGCGGCTGCTCTACGTCGGCATCACCCGGGCCCGTGAGCACCTCGCGCTCTCGTGGGGGCGGGCCCGCACGCCGGGTGGCCGGGCCAGTCGCACGCCGTCGCGCTTCCTCGACGGTCTGCGCCCCGTCGACCCGGCCGAGCGCGAGCGGCGCCGCGCCTCCGGCGGCTCCGGCGGGGGAGCGGGGAGCGGACGGTCCAAGAAGGGGCCGGGGCTGGCGCGGGTGTGCCGCTCCTGCGGGGCCGCCCTGAACACGCCCGCCGAGCGCAAGGTGGGCCGCTGCGAGACGTGCCCGCCCACCTACGACGAGGGCGTCTTCGACGCGCTGCGCGCCTGGCGATCGGCCACCGCCTCGGAGGCGAAGGTGCCCGCGTACGTCGTCTTCACCGACGCGACGCTCGTGGCCATCGCCGAGACCACCCCGGTGGACACCGCAGGGCTGGCCCGCATCCCGGGTGTGGGTCCTGCCAAGCTCGAGCGCTACGGCGAGGCGGTGCTGGGCGTCCTCGCGGATGCTTCCTCCTCCTGA
- a CDS encoding methyl-accepting chemotaxis protein has protein sequence MQIFRRSIKARLVLSVVVMLAVALVALVSVISARTQAMAREAAYRYADEASRNAAAQVQDRVVTALDTARSLSATLSGLTSQGGTRAQADAIERDLLAASPEYLGVWSAFEPGAFDGQDARFVDTTGTDGTGRYISYWYRDGASIAVTPLTDYEKPGPGDYYVIARNTGEEKVIDPYLYEVGGQQVLLTSTTAPVVRDGAVVGVAGVDLPLSAVQEQVAALRPLGAGRATLVTASGVVVGSGAGAEIGEPLAGATGTAAKRAVESGKAVNEVVEVDGRPQRVVAVPIDLGQTDRWAVVIAIPTSTVLADANSVRATSIGLAAGALLLAVLVTVVIARRTVRPLELLRDRMAEIADGDGDLTQRVDESSPDEAGQLGAAFNRFQAKVGGTVRSITQAAERLSETATAVDRVSTDLRSTASTTSERAVLASRSAQDVDGSIRGLARANDELAASISEIASSASRASGVTVEAVTVAGRAAEQIDSLGRSGAQISAVVDLINAIAQQTNLLALNATIEAARAGEAGKGFAVVAGEVKELALQTARATGDITEQVQAIQAGTQEATTSMEQVRSVVDQIHEHNGTIASAVEEQSAVTAQMTSTGSEAAAASSRVVSAVDEVARVAEQASAGARTAQSAAQQLTAIAGDMRQLVATFKV, from the coding sequence GTGCAGATCTTCCGTCGGAGCATCAAGGCACGCCTCGTGCTGAGCGTCGTCGTGATGCTCGCCGTGGCGCTGGTCGCGCTGGTCAGCGTCATCAGCGCCCGCACGCAGGCGATGGCCCGGGAGGCGGCCTACCGGTACGCCGACGAAGCCTCCCGCAACGCGGCCGCCCAGGTGCAGGACCGCGTGGTCACCGCGCTCGACACGGCCCGGTCGCTGTCGGCCACCCTGTCCGGCCTCACGTCGCAGGGCGGGACGCGTGCCCAGGCCGACGCGATCGAGCGCGACCTGCTGGCAGCCTCACCTGAGTACCTGGGTGTGTGGTCCGCCTTCGAGCCGGGCGCCTTCGACGGCCAGGACGCGCGCTTCGTCGACACCACGGGCACGGACGGGACCGGGCGCTACATCTCCTACTGGTACCGCGACGGAGCGTCCATCGCGGTGACGCCGCTGACCGACTACGAGAAGCCGGGGCCGGGTGACTACTACGTCATCGCCCGGAACACCGGCGAGGAGAAGGTCATCGACCCGTACCTGTACGAGGTCGGCGGCCAGCAGGTGCTCCTGACCTCGACCACTGCGCCGGTGGTCCGCGACGGCGCCGTCGTCGGCGTGGCCGGCGTCGACCTGCCGCTGAGCGCGGTCCAGGAGCAGGTCGCCGCCCTCCGCCCCCTGGGCGCCGGTCGCGCCACGCTCGTCACCGCCTCCGGCGTGGTGGTCGGCTCTGGCGCGGGCGCTGAGATCGGCGAGCCGCTGGCCGGCGCGACCGGGACGGCCGCGAAGCGCGCCGTCGAGTCCGGGAAGGCCGTCAACGAGGTGGTGGAGGTGGACGGGCGCCCGCAGCGGGTCGTCGCCGTCCCCATCGACCTGGGCCAGACCGACCGCTGGGCGGTGGTCATCGCCATCCCCACGAGCACCGTGCTCGCCGACGCCAACAGCGTCCGCGCCACGAGCATCGGCCTCGCCGCCGGGGCGCTGCTGCTGGCCGTGCTCGTCACCGTGGTGATCGCCCGCCGCACGGTGCGCCCGCTGGAGCTGCTGCGCGACAGGATGGCCGAGATCGCCGACGGTGACGGCGACCTCACCCAGCGCGTCGACGAGTCGAGCCCCGACGAGGCCGGCCAGCTCGGGGCGGCGTTCAACCGCTTCCAGGCCAAGGTCGGTGGCACCGTCAGGTCGATCACCCAGGCCGCCGAGCGGCTCTCCGAGACCGCGACCGCGGTGGACCGGGTGTCCACCGACCTCCGGAGCACGGCCAGCACCACCTCCGAGCGCGCGGTGCTCGCGTCGAGGTCGGCGCAGGACGTCGACGGCAGCATCCGCGGCCTGGCGCGGGCCAACGACGAGCTGGCCGCCTCCATCAGCGAGATCGCCTCCAGCGCGAGCCGCGCGTCGGGCGTGACCGTCGAGGCCGTCACGGTGGCTGGACGGGCCGCCGAGCAGATCGACTCCCTCGGCAGGTCCGGGGCGCAGATCAGCGCCGTGGTGGACCTCATCAACGCCATCGCCCAGCAGACCAACCTCCTGGCGCTCAACGCGACCATCGAGGCCGCGCGAGCGGGTGAGGCGGGCAAGGGCTTCGCCGTCGTCGCCGGGGAGGTCAAGGAGCTGGCGCTGCAGACGGCCCGCGCCACCGGGGACATCACCGAGCAGGTGCAGGCCATCCAGGCCGGCACCCAGGAGGCCACCACCTCCATGGAGCAGGTGCGGTCCGTGGTCGACCAGATCCACGAGCACAACGGCACCATCGCCAGCGCCGTGGAGGAGCAGTCGGCCGTCACCGCGCAGATGACCAGCACGGGCTCGGAGGCCGCCGCGGCCAGCAGCCGCGTGGTCTCGGCGGTCGACGAGGTCGCCCGGGTCGCGGAGCAGGCGTCGGCGGGGGCCCGGACCGCGCAGAGCGCCGCCCAGCAGCTCACCGCCATCGCGGGAGACATGCGCCAGCTGGTGGCCACCTTCAAGGTCTGA
- a CDS encoding WhiB family transcriptional regulator: MSSLPCRVNDPELWFAELPQDVEAAKALCTGCPLRAECLDGALARSEPWGVWGGELVLSGVVVPRKRPRGRPRKHPLPEPVGAVA; this comes from the coding sequence ATGTCGTCGCTGCCCTGCCGGGTCAACGACCCGGAGCTCTGGTTCGCCGAGCTCCCGCAGGACGTCGAGGCCGCGAAGGCGCTGTGCACCGGCTGCCCGCTGCGTGCCGAGTGCCTCGACGGCGCCCTGGCCCGCTCCGAGCCCTGGGGCGTCTGGGGCGGCGAGCTGGTCCTGTCCGGAGTCGTCGTGCCCCGCAAGCGGCCCCGCGGCCGCCCCCGCAAGCACCCCCTGCCCGAGCCCGTGGGCGCCGTCGCCTGA
- a CDS encoding AIM24 family protein, whose product MRSNLFDAATAEKQTSERWVLQNSSMLRVSLSQDVLAAKGSMVAYQGSVRFDHEGSGSMAKFLKKLVTSEDTPLMRVSGQGEVFFANTAEHVHLILLEGDGISVDGKNLLAFDANLEWDIRRVQGAGHLSGGMWNVEVSGHGVVALTSDGPPVLLDCSQQPTGVDIQAAVAWSSHLRPQLVNSMNVRSLLRGGSGEAFQYLFHGPGFVLVQPSEGRPAAAQGGQQQGGFLNDLMN is encoded by the coding sequence GTGCGCAGCAACCTCTTCGACGCCGCGACCGCCGAGAAGCAGACCAGCGAGCGCTGGGTCCTGCAGAACTCGTCGATGCTCCGCGTCTCCCTCAGCCAGGACGTCCTCGCGGCGAAGGGGTCGATGGTCGCCTACCAGGGCTCCGTCCGCTTCGACCACGAGGGCTCCGGCTCCATGGCCAAGTTCCTCAAGAAGCTCGTGACCAGCGAGGACACTCCGCTGATGCGCGTGTCCGGCCAGGGCGAGGTGTTCTTCGCCAACACCGCCGAGCACGTGCACCTCATCCTCCTCGAGGGTGACGGCATCAGCGTGGACGGCAAGAACCTCCTCGCCTTCGACGCGAACCTCGAGTGGGACATCCGCCGCGTCCAGGGCGCTGGCCACCTCTCGGGCGGCATGTGGAACGTCGAGGTGAGCGGGCACGGCGTGGTCGCCCTCACCAGCGACGGTCCGCCGGTGCTGCTCGACTGCTCCCAGCAGCCCACCGGCGTCGACATCCAGGCGGCCGTCGCCTGGTCCAGCCACCTGCGCCCGCAGCTGGTCAACAGCATGAACGTGCGCTCGCTGCTGCGCGGCGGCTCCGGCGAGGCGTTCCAGTACCTCTTCCACGGCCCCGGCTTCGTGCTGGTCCAGCCCAGCGAGGGCCGGCCCGCGGCCGCGCAGGGCGGTCAGCAGCAGGGCGGGTTCCTCAACGACCTCATGAACTGA
- a CDS encoding NAD(P)-dependent oxidoreductase, whose protein sequence is MNEQQPLVVVPEAEGASALSSAGVRTVVVAPDADVPADARGASVLVVGPAESAEEVEAALAQVAQLPDLQLLVSLGQGSEQWGDLREDVSIATARGAHGGSTAEWVLAAVLAQLRLLPEHLDAQREHRWGGRTARTLMRSNVLVLGAGDLGENVRARLLPFGAAVTVAARTAREGVVSLEAARDLLGSTDVLVVVLPLTDDTHHVVDAELLAALPDGALVVNAGRGPLVDTSALLAELRSGRLLAALDVTDPEPLPADHPLWDAPGLLLTPHVAGNTEGAGERAWERVAEQVSAFARGERPPNLVR, encoded by the coding sequence ATGAACGAGCAGCAGCCCCTCGTCGTCGTCCCCGAGGCCGAGGGCGCCTCGGCGCTGTCCTCGGCGGGTGTGAGGACGGTGGTCGTGGCACCCGACGCGGACGTGCCGGCCGACGCGCGGGGGGCGTCGGTGCTGGTGGTCGGGCCCGCCGAGTCGGCCGAGGAGGTGGAGGCGGCACTGGCGCAGGTGGCGCAGCTGCCGGACCTGCAGCTGCTCGTGAGCCTGGGCCAGGGCAGCGAGCAGTGGGGCGACCTGCGCGAGGACGTGTCGATCGCCACGGCCCGCGGCGCGCACGGCGGCTCCACGGCCGAGTGGGTCCTCGCGGCGGTGCTCGCGCAGCTGCGGCTGCTGCCGGAGCACCTCGACGCCCAGCGCGAGCACCGTTGGGGCGGGCGCACCGCGCGGACGCTGATGCGCTCGAACGTGCTCGTGCTGGGGGCGGGCGACCTCGGTGAGAACGTGCGCGCGCGGCTGCTGCCCTTCGGCGCAGCGGTCACGGTGGCCGCGAGGACGGCGCGCGAGGGCGTGGTGAGCCTGGAGGCCGCACGCGACCTGCTGGGCTCGACCGACGTGCTCGTCGTCGTCCTGCCCCTCACCGACGACACCCACCACGTGGTGGACGCCGAGCTGCTGGCCGCCCTGCCCGACGGCGCCCTGGTGGTCAACGCCGGGCGCGGGCCGCTCGTGGACACCTCCGCGCTGCTCGCGGAGCTGCGGAGCGGACGGCTGCTCGCCGCGCTGGACGTCACCGACCCCGAGCCGCTGCCCGCCGACCACCCCCTGTGGGACGCGCCGGGCCTGCTGCTCACCCCGCACGTGGCGGGCAACACCGAGGGCGCTGGGGAGCGCGCGTGGGAGCGGGTGGCGGAGCAGGTGAGCGCCTTCGCGCGCGGGGAGCGCCCGCCGAACCTCGTGCGCTGA
- the prfB gene encoding peptide chain release factor 2, with product MAAVDLPAEISSLRTTYRTVREVSDVDALKATVAQLTEQASASDLWDDVENAQAVTSRLSHAQAELERLEKMGSRIDDLETLVEMADEAAAEGDAETAEETRAEAEKELTSIRKALGELEVRTLLSGEYDQREALVTIRAEAGGVDAADFAEMLLRMYLRWAERHGHKAEVMDTSYAEEAGIKSATMAVHAPYAYGTLSVEQGTHRLVRISPFDNQGRRQTSFAGVEVLPVTEETDHIDIPENDLRVDVFRSSGPGGQSVNTTDSAVRLTHIPTGIVVSCQNEKSQLQNKAAALRVLQARLLVRAREERQAELDALKGDDSGSWGNQMRSYVLNPYQMVKDLRTEHEVGNPASVFDGEIDDFLETGIRWRRQRERASES from the coding sequence GTGGCAGCCGTCGACCTCCCCGCTGAGATCTCCTCCCTCCGCACCACCTACCGCACGGTCCGCGAGGTCAGCGACGTCGACGCCCTCAAGGCCACCGTGGCCCAGCTCACCGAGCAGGCCTCGGCCTCGGACCTGTGGGACGACGTCGAGAACGCCCAGGCCGTGACGAGCCGGCTCTCGCACGCCCAGGCCGAGCTCGAGCGCCTCGAGAAGATGGGCTCGCGCATCGACGACCTCGAGACCCTGGTCGAGATGGCTGACGAGGCCGCCGCCGAGGGTGACGCCGAGACGGCCGAGGAGACGCGGGCGGAGGCGGAGAAGGAGCTCACCAGCATCCGCAAGGCCCTGGGCGAGCTCGAGGTCCGCACGCTGCTGTCGGGCGAGTACGACCAGCGCGAGGCGCTCGTCACCATCCGCGCCGAGGCCGGTGGCGTCGACGCCGCCGACTTCGCCGAGATGCTGCTGCGCATGTACCTGCGCTGGGCGGAGCGCCACGGCCACAAGGCCGAGGTCATGGACACCTCCTACGCCGAGGAGGCGGGCATCAAGTCGGCCACCATGGCCGTCCACGCCCCCTACGCCTACGGCACGCTCTCGGTGGAGCAGGGAACGCACCGCCTCGTGCGCATCAGCCCCTTCGACAACCAGGGCCGCCGCCAGACCTCCTTCGCCGGTGTGGAGGTGCTTCCCGTCACCGAGGAGACCGACCACATCGACATCCCCGAGAACGACCTGCGCGTGGACGTGTTCCGGTCCTCGGGACCGGGCGGGCAGTCGGTGAACACCACCGACTCCGCGGTGCGCCTGACCCACATCCCGACCGGCATCGTCGTGTCCTGCCAGAACGAGAAGAGCCAGCTGCAGAACAAGGCGGCGGCGCTGCGCGTCCTCCAGGCGCGGCTGCTGGTGAGGGCCCGCGAGGAGCGCCAGGCCGAGCTCGACGCCCTCAAGGGCGACGACTCCGGCAGCTGGGGCAACCAGATGCGCTCGTACGTGCTCAACCCGTACCAGATGGTCAAGGACCTGCGCACCGAGCACGAGGTCGGCAACCCCGCCTCGGTGTTCGACGGCGAGATCGACGACTTC